A single window of Columba livia isolate bColLiv1 breed racing homer chromosome 16, bColLiv1.pat.W.v2, whole genome shotgun sequence DNA harbors:
- the TCEA2 gene encoding transcription elongation factor A protein 2 isoform X2: MDLLKELKSMPMTLDLLQSTRIGMSVNALRKQSTDEEVISLAKSLIKSWKKLLDASEEKSEEKKKSMSLPTSSSKETGNSRDQSSNKRQEPPKTPTTPKITTFPPAPVTCDAVRNKCREMLTAALQADDDYVAIGADCEHIAAQIEECIYQDVKNTDMKYKNRVRSRISNLKDSKNPELKKNVLCGAITPEQIAVMTSEEMASNELKEIRKAMTKEAIREHQMAKTGGTQTDLFTCGKCKKKNCTYTQVQTRSSDEPMTTFVVCNECGNRWKFC; this comes from the exons ATGGATTTactgaaagaactgaaaagtATGCCTATGACTTTGGACTTACTGCAG TCCACCCGCATTGGGATGTCAGTGAATGCACTGAGAAAGCAGAGCACAGATGAAGAAGTGATATCACTTGCCAAATCCCTCATCAAATCCTGGAAAAAACTTCTAG ATGCTTCTGAGGAAAAaagtgaggagaaaaagaagagcatGTCCTTGCCAACATCTTCCTCGAAGGAGACTGGTAACTCGCGAGACCAAAG ctcCAACAAAAGGCAGGAGCCTCCGAAGACCCCGACCACCCCCAAAATCACCACCTTCCCCCCAGCACCCGTCACCTGCGATGCTGTCCGCAACAAATGCAGAGAAATGCTGACAGCAGCTCTCCAGGCTGATG ATGACTACGTTGCCATTGGCGCTGACTGTGAGCACATAGCAGCCCAGATTGAAGAAT GCATATACCAAGATGTCAAGAACACCGACATGAAGTACAAAAACCGGGTGAGGAGCCGCATCTCGAACCTGAAGGACTCCAAAAATCCCGAGCTGAAAAAGAATGTGCTGTGTGGGGCGATCACCCCTGAGCAGATCGCAGTGATGACCTCGGAG gaaatggcCAGTAATGAGCTGAAGGAGATCAGGAAAGCCATGACGAAAGAAGCAATCCGGGAGCATCAGATGGCCAAGACTGGAGGGACGCAGACTGACCTCTTCACCTGTGGAAAGTGCAAGAAGAAGAACTGCACCTACACCCAG GTGCAGACCCGCAGCTCCGACGAGCCCATGACCACCTTTGTCGTGTGCAACGAGTGTGGGAACCGCTGGAAG TTCTGCTGA
- the TCEA2 gene encoding transcription elongation factor A protein 2 isoform X1 gives MGGEEEIVRIARRLDKMVAKKSADGAMDLLKELKSMPMTLDLLQSTRIGMSVNALRKQSTDEEVISLAKSLIKSWKKLLDASEEKSEEKKKSMSLPTSSSKETGNSRDQSSNKRQEPPKTPTTPKITTFPPAPVTCDAVRNKCREMLTAALQADDDYVAIGADCEHIAAQIEECIYQDVKNTDMKYKNRVRSRISNLKDSKNPELKKNVLCGAITPEQIAVMTSEEMASNELKEIRKAMTKEAIREHQMAKTGGTQTDLFTCGKCKKKNCTYTQVQTRSSDEPMTTFVVCNECGNRWKFC, from the exons ATGGGCGGGGAGGAAGAGATCGTGCGCATCGCCAGGCGGCTGGACAAGATGGTGGCCAAGAAGAGCGCG gATGGTGCAATGGATTTactgaaagaactgaaaagtATGCCTATGACTTTGGACTTACTGCAG TCCACCCGCATTGGGATGTCAGTGAATGCACTGAGAAAGCAGAGCACAGATGAAGAAGTGATATCACTTGCCAAATCCCTCATCAAATCCTGGAAAAAACTTCTAG ATGCTTCTGAGGAAAAaagtgaggagaaaaagaagagcatGTCCTTGCCAACATCTTCCTCGAAGGAGACTGGTAACTCGCGAGACCAAAG ctcCAACAAAAGGCAGGAGCCTCCGAAGACCCCGACCACCCCCAAAATCACCACCTTCCCCCCAGCACCCGTCACCTGCGATGCTGTCCGCAACAAATGCAGAGAAATGCTGACAGCAGCTCTCCAGGCTGATG ATGACTACGTTGCCATTGGCGCTGACTGTGAGCACATAGCAGCCCAGATTGAAGAAT GCATATACCAAGATGTCAAGAACACCGACATGAAGTACAAAAACCGGGTGAGGAGCCGCATCTCGAACCTGAAGGACTCCAAAAATCCCGAGCTGAAAAAGAATGTGCTGTGTGGGGCGATCACCCCTGAGCAGATCGCAGTGATGACCTCGGAG gaaatggcCAGTAATGAGCTGAAGGAGATCAGGAAAGCCATGACGAAAGAAGCAATCCGGGAGCATCAGATGGCCAAGACTGGAGGGACGCAGACTGACCTCTTCACCTGTGGAAAGTGCAAGAAGAAGAACTGCACCTACACCCAG GTGCAGACCCGCAGCTCCGACGAGCCCATGACCACCTTTGTCGTGTGCAACGAGTGTGGGAACCGCTGGAAG TTCTGCTGA